In the genome of Drosophila kikkawai strain 14028-0561.14 chromosome 2R, DkikHiC1v2, whole genome shotgun sequence, the window gtgtgttgggtgAGAGAGAAATTCCATAAATTTGTTGTGTATGTATTTTGTTGTGCCAAAATTTCGTGTTGAATATTCTTCTTGTTCTATCCAATATTTCTGTAATTATTTGAGGCTTGCGCTAGTATTTAATATTGAACAATACTCGTGTTTTGttagttaataattattaGTTCCGATTAAGGTTTAAGGATTGGTTTCACTTGTGGTTGCTTTCTGGTAGTGCGGCTCTTGCTTCTCTAGTTTGCGGCTACGATTTCATGGATACTAATGTCGATCACTAAGCCGAGAGGATACTCTAATTAACTACATTCTCATTATTGTTATGTTCAGCTCAAGTTATCTGCCTCCATGTACATTTTACATATACGCTAATAAAAAACCATCTGCGATCGATGGATCGACTCCAGTTCATTTAACTATATGTGTACGCtacaaatgtatatatatgccgATGATTCGCCTCTTGGCTAAATGTACAATAACAGATATACGTCTATATATTGGGGCTTTACTCTCGCCTTTTCTGTGCCTCgcttcgatttcgatttcttttttttttcaactgaATGGGGATCGAGCACAGTCGACCCTATATACAGGATTCGTGGGGACGTGGTCGTACATGGTATAATTTCATATTGTAGCAAAGAAAATACGTCTAATTGTCGATGTAAAACAcaggaaataaattaagtgCTGGCGTATGTAAAACTAAATCGAATGGATTCTTATTGACATTAAAAGTAACTCAAGTAGctgggagctggagctggagccggaGCATGTAGATAAAGCGATGGCTGGTTGTTGGCTGCTTTGCCTCTTCCCCCTTTAGTGATTGCTAAAGTAAAAGTTGTTGTTGCGTATGTGGCCACGGGTCCGCCAACGGATGCAGCTAAGCAGGGCCACGCGGGCAGCTCGAAGCAAGATCTGTCCATAGGCGCAACAGGCGCACACCCGCCTCACCCGCTCGGCCAAGGTTCGGCGCCGACAACGGCGCGCAGGGCGATGCCAACGTGGTAGATCCTGCCGGCGACGCCGCAGCAGATGTCACTTCCGGCGCTGGAAAACGCGACGAATGGCCTTGCGCCAGAAGAAGCGCTGCGACTTGGGTTTCACATGCGGCGCCGCCGGCTGCGACTCTTCCAGCTGCACATCGAAATCCTCCACCAAGTCCGGATCCTCATCCTGGGCAAGGCGACGtcgagtgggcgtggcaggcgCTGTCCTTGCCGTGCTTGAGGGGGCTTCAGAGGTTGTATGGGGCTGTGGAGTGGGTGGGGCGGATGCAGTGGCCACAAAGGGTGGCACCAGATAGGGATGTGCCTTTAGCGCTGCCCTGGCTGCCGCCGAGGTGGAAGCAATGGATGAAATTGAGGCCAGAGTGGCCACCGAGGCGGAGGACTCCATGTAGCCCccagctgctgcttctgctgcctcctctccaactccaactctgGCTGTTGCTGGCTGGGTGGCGTGCAGCCAACAACCAGGCTGCATCGTATCTTATCTAAGCCACGGATGCTGCAGACACTCAGCAGCGGTGGCTCGCTTGGCCGGATCAAACTCCAGCATGGGCTTGAGGAACGAGGCAAAGGACTCCGCCTCGCTGTGCGACCACTCGTACTTCTCCAGCAGCACGTCCATCAGGCCCCAGGGTTTCAGGCCGTTAATATTCCTCAGCTCGCCGCCTCGATTGAACGACTGCTGGGCGTAGGTGCCACGGAACACAATGTGTCGCGGTATGGGTCCAAGTAGCTCGATGATGTGAGCCAAATGGTCCTCGTCGCGGGAGTAGGTATCGCCCGAATGCGGCTCAAACAGATAGTCACCGGTGGCCAGTTCAAACACCATGCAGGCGGTACTCCAAATGTCTGCCGAGGTGTCGTAGCCAGAGCCCAGGATCACCTCCAGCGAGCGGTATTGTCGCGTCTGAATGTCCTCGGTAAAGTGTCTGTCCACCCAACAGGCATTGCCTAGATCGGCGATCTTCACGTAAACGCTGCACTCCTCCAGCGCTGGATCACGTCTTGGCCTGTGCTTGGCCTGTGGTggcggaggaggcggtggcaaAAGGGGCTCCGAGTACGGTCCATTGGAGGACGATCCGGATACGCTTGAGATTTTCGAATTACTGTTCGAGTTGGGCTTCGAactggtgttgttgttgttcaactgctgctgctgctgcttctcctgcTTGGGTCTTAGCGGCATCTTCTTGCCATTTGATTGTCCCTTCATGGTGTTGCTCGAGTTGCTGTGGCTATTGGAGTTACTGTTGCTATTGATGCTACTGCTGCCATTGGTCTGGTGGCTCTTTAAAGCACTGCTGCTGTCGCCGCTGCTCGTTGAGTTCTCCAGTGggagcggctgctgctgctgctgttgctgaccTTGCAGCTGATTGGATTtgtctaaaaaataaagaaaaatatactaaTTAGTAGGTAAAGCATAGATTTTAGATTCTGGAAAGTACATTATCAGTCTTTGTCTTGTTTTATGGCTTCCTTATCACTGCCTTATCGCTTTGCCTTTAATTCCTAAgctttaatttgaatttaaatgctATTTTTAGTGCCGGAAAGCAGTCAACCTTATGATTAATGCTGTTTTTCTGAACAATTAAGAACAGCAAACATCTGTTGAGGTACTAAAGCTCCTCTAAAAAGCTTCACAGAATGAAAAGAAActacttttagtttttaaactaaGACCCATGAGTGCCTTGAGTcacttaaaaattgtataaaaaaataaacttactcttattcttctttttcctcttctttttGGCCTTCTCCGAGCCCTCCCCcggtggttgctgctgctgattttgCTGCTCCTTGCGCTCTGATTTCTCCTTAAGCTTAGGCTGCTCAGCAGCCACATCTTCGTCCTCTTCTCCATCATCTTCATTCTCCTCCGGCTCCTCCTTAGCCTCAAAATATTCATCCGCATCCGAGATGCCCATATCGCCATTCTGCACCGCATTATGATTGACACCAAAGTCTGTTTGATCTTCGCCAGCATCAGGCGGCGCCTGTCCGCCAGCCTGCTCCAGATAGTCGCGCTGCTTCTTGAACAGCTCCATGCGCTTCTTGGCCTTCTTCTTGAGCTTCTTCTTGCGATTCTTGCTCATCTTACCGGTAATGGAGGGCTCGCGATACTCCTTGGGCGCGCGACTCACCAGCGAAGGGTACATTTTGGAGTTCATGCAGTACAGCTGGGTGGCCTCAGTGGCCAGCGAGCGGACATGTGGCTCATCCACACACAACAGCAcattctccggcttgatgtcCGTGTGAATAATCTTGCAGCAGGTGTGCAGATAATCCAAACCCTCCAGAACCTGGCGAGTGATGGTCTTCACGTTGCCCAGCGGTATGCCGCGATAATTAGACTTGCGGATGAGCTTCAGCAGATTATCACCGAGCACCTCGAAGACCATGCAAATGTGGGTGCCATTGACCCCGGTGATCTTGAAGTCATCCAGCATCTGGACGGTCTTTTGGCGTCGCGGATTCGAGGGATCCGTTTCGCGCACCGTCCTGAGTATCTTGATCTCGTCCTTGGCCGTCTCGGCAAAGTGTGGAGCGGACTTGACAATCTTGATGGCCACATAGCTCTTCTCCTGCAGGTCCCAGCACAGCCAGACGGTGGAGAAGTGGCCCCAGCCCAGTTTTCGGATGACATGGTAGCGACCTGTAggaggaaaaaaaacacacacaaaaaattgcATTACACGTGTGGCTCTTAACGGATTACAGAAATCGGGAGTTGGATGGATGGTTGGTTTGGGATGGGCGTAGCCTCTCGTAGGTACACAGAACCACtcagaaaaattaaatcacaAATGTTCGCCTCTGCTGGCAataaatccattttaatcgCATCACTGTCACATCACAACTGACCCAGCCAGCGAGGGCTACTCGCCTCCTCTTCTCCGCcagaattcaattaaagtctGGGAGAGCTGGGTAGTGTGGTCATTGTGCCTCACTTCAAATTCACAGCGAACATGGGCCTAGTGCAGGGCACTGGAAATCTGATTTTGGGGAGGAGATTTCATTATTTCGTTAAGTTTCTTTCTACATGAAAAGTGTAGAAATGGGAAAGTATAActtggtattattatttacgtATAAAAACGATaggtataaataattaaaataggAATAAATACCCTACACAACAATAGATTTtgttaatagaaaaaaaaattataaatacaaaaccaaaaattataaataaatatatatatatatatatttatttttttgttaacttaataaaattaaaaaaaataaatgctttcgaattgaaatgaattaaGTTTTAGCTTCGGCTTCTCTGTTTTTTGTTAtcgtttttttataatatcgaTACAAATAATATACCGATTATATCGAAAATAATCGTAATTTTCGATACTTCAGCTTAACTAATGCAATCCCTTTAAAAACTACCTTTCTACCTGCATCCCTTAATTCTCAGTCCGATTCCCACAACgatataaaagaaaacatagtTGCACTAAATATGCATTCTGGTATCAAGCTACTTTGTGTAACCTCACTGCTGGCCGTTATCAGGCCCACACTCTCTTATCGCCAGCGAGCGATTGCCCGGATTTTCTTTCGCCAGAGCTGATGAGCCTTGCAAATGGATTGGGGAGGAATGTGGAAAGCTGGCAGCTGGCGAGGCGAAAGCAAGGGAAATGAGCGAGGAAATGCAAGCTGAAAATGCTGTGCCAAAAGGGGTGTGGGCATGCGGTTTATGTTGGAGACATCGTTTGGAGGCGACAGTTAACCATTCCCCTTCTTATTTTTCCCCCTATACAGttgccagttgttgttgtcgtcgccACAACACGAGGCGGTGGGTGGTGGAGGGAGGCAGCAACATCGTTCGCTTGGCCTCCACCAAAAAAAGCAACCCTTGCCCGCTAAAAGGGAGCTGGGCCAAAATCCACCCGCTGTGCGTTCGATTTATCTGTGCGCCTCGGGGCaacctgttgttgttgttggtttctGGGTCGGAGAGTGCCAACATGGCCAcccaaaaaaagcaaaaccaaaaccgaaacccAATGTGTGGTTAGGAGATAAACAAAATGGCAGGGAGAAGGTGGAAACCCGATTTGGTAGAGTGCGGGGTGCAAACAGGTGCCTTACCCTGAAACAGGTCACCGATGTTGACGGGGTGGTAGCCACCCTTGCAGTAGTCCTCcttcagctcctgctcctcgttCTCGCTGTTTAGCTCCGATTCGTACGACTCGTTGGAGCTGCTCcgcggcggctgctgcagttgctccttgttgtgctgctgctgctgcgactgctccttctgctgctgtgGCTTCTTTTGCTGATTGTTCTTGGACTTGCCGGAGGATTCCTGCTGGTATTGCTCGGGCGTGCTGCCGCTGGACGTGGACGCCGTCGCTACAGCTGGTGTGCTGCCAACGCTGCCCGTTAGCGGCATTTTCGCCTGGCTATTATTAGCATTGTCCGGTGCCTGCAAGTTCTCGCTGCTCCTATTCAGATTGGGGCTCTGGTTCGGATTGGGATgcgccggcggcggcggctgctccTGGGAGGCGTTGCCGTTCTGCTTGCCCCGCTTCTTGTTGTTCTTATGGCGCTTCTTCTTCGCCTGAATGGCCAGAACGCGGCGGTTGACGTCAGCCTT includes:
- the SRPK gene encoding LOW QUALITY PROTEIN: SRSF protein kinase 3 (The sequence of the model RefSeq protein was modified relative to this genomic sequence to represent the inferred CDS: substituted 2 bases at 2 genomic stop codons), which produces MNSKADVNRRVLAIQAKKKRHKNNKKRGKQNGNASQEQPPPPAHPNPNQSPNLNRSSENLQAPDNANNSQAKMPLTGSVGSTPAVATASTSSGSTPEQYQQESSGKSKNNQQKKPQQQKEQSQQQQHNKEQLQQPPRSSSNESYESELNSENEEQELKEDYCKGGYHPVNIGDLFQGRYHVIRKLGWGHFSTVWLCWDLQEKSYVAIKIVKSAPHFAETAKDEIKILRTVRETDPSNPRRQKTVQMLDDFKITGVNGTHICMVFEVLGDNLLKLIRKSNYRGIPLGNVKTITRQVLEGLDYLHTCCKIIHTDIKPENVLLCVDEPHVRSLATEATQLYCMNSKMYPSLVSRAPKEYREPSITGKMSKNRKKKLKKKAKKRMELFKKQRDYLEQAGGQAPPDAGEDQTDFGVNHNAVQNGDMGISDADEYFEAKEEPEENEDDGEEDEDVAAEQPKLKEKSERKEQQNQQQQPPGEGSEKAKKKRKKKNKNKSNQLQGQQQQQQQPLPLENSTSSGDSSSALKSHQTNGSSSINSNSNSNSHSNSSNTMKGQSNGKKMPLRPKQEKQQQQQLNNNNTSSKPNSNSNSKISSVSGSSSNGPYSEPLLPPPPPPPQAKHRPRRDPALEECSVYVKIADLGNACWVDRHFTEDIQTRQYRSLEVILGSGYDTSADIWSTACMVFELATGDYLFEPHSGDTYSRDEDHLAHIIELLGPIPRHIVFRGTYAQQSFNRGGELRNINGLKPWGLMDVLLEKYEWSHSEAESFASFLKPMLEFDPAKRATAAECLQHPWLRXDTMQPGCWLHATQPATARVGVGEEAAEAAAGGYMESSASVATLASISSIASTSAAARAALKAHPYLVPPFVATASAPPTPQPHTTSEAPSSTARTAPATPTRRRLAQDEDPDLVEDFDVQLEESQPAAPHVKPKSQRFFWRKAIRRVFQRRKXHLLRRRRQDLPRWHRPARRCRRRTLAERVRRVCACCAYGQILLRAARVALLSCIRWRTRGHIRNNNFYFSNH